Within the Gemmatimonadaceae bacterium genome, the region TCTGAGGTCGTCCGAGGGCACGCGCCACCGCTGGAGGCGCTACTTCTTCGCTGTCGCCGAAGCGGGGGTGTACGCCGTCGCCGTCACCGGGTCAGCCGGTACAGCTCGACGAACTCGACATCATCCTCGTCGCGGCGGACGCCGAGGATCCAGTCGCGCCCGGCGTCAAAAAGGCGAAAGCGAACCGGCAGGCGCAACTGCGCGAGCCAGTCACCGGTCGCGGAGTAGACCTGCCAGGTGGTGGCGCTGTCCGGCGATGGGTGCAGGGTGCCGTCGACCGACTCAGCGGGATCGTAGGAGCCCACCCACAGCTCACCGGTCGTTCCCGCGACGAGACGTCCGATCTGCGGACGCACGCGCGCGAACTCCGTGCGCTCGCGAATCTCGCGACGATAGCCGGCCGCACGCGGGTCGGGGTTCGCCTTGTCGATTCCGGCGAAGAAGCGATCACGATCGCTTTGGGTGATCGCGGCGGTGCGGGCATCGGGGCGCCGGATCTCGAGCTGCGGTTTTCCGTCGGCGAGGTAGCAGCGCACGATGTAGTCGCTCGAGGACGACTCGCAGAAGCGATTGTCAAAGACCGCGAGCTGCAATCGCGCCGCATACGCCACCGCGGTGGGCTCGCCCGTGCCTCTGCGGTTCACGGTTCCGGCAGCGACGCGTCGCAGCGAGTCGGTGCGAGACGCCGACACGCGCACGAGCATCGCGTCGATGGCGCTCTCGCCTGACGGAGCCCGTTCGAGCGGATCGGGATAGAAGTAGCCGAACGTGGCGCCATCGCCAAAGTAGCCGGCGACTTCGAGGCGACGCCCAAACGCCGACGTGCGAGGGATCGTGCGTACAAACTTGCCATCCGGCCCGAACAGCTGTCCGATGCCGGCGGCATCCATACCGAGGATGGAGTCGCGCAGTGCATATGCGCGCCAGAGCACGGGGAACTCGCCCGGTCCGCGTCCCTTGCGACCGACGGACTGCAGGTGCCGACCCCTCGAATCGAAGAGCCGCAGCTCCGCCTGCCGCATCGCGGCCACGACGATGCTGCCTCTCGGCGTGCGAAAGGTCGACGCGACCATCGAGAGTTCCTGCGCGCCGGAGTCCGCTCCGCCGATGGAGACGGTGGGTTGGGCGGAGAGCACCCAACGTTGTTGCGGCTGCGCGCTCAGCGGGTAGTTGCGGGTGCGAGGCTGGGCGCTTACGCTAGTCGCGATTGCCGGCGCGAGCGGCAGAAGGACGAGAGCGAAGGCACGGCGTAGCCGCGCGCGCTCAAGCCAACGCGCGGCGCGCGTGAGGGCACCGGCTTGCGCAGGCCTCCCGGCAGAAGGCTTGGACCGCCAGGCACCTAACTGCGTGTCGCGGGGGGGGGGGACGTATCGGAGGATGAGGAGTGGGGTCATGCCGTGAGAATCTGAGGTCGTCCGCGGGTGTGCGCCACCGCTCGGTGCGGCCGCGACACTGCGAACTCGACAACGGCCAGCTATGTTGTTGCGTCCGGTGAGCCACAGCTCAACTCGACGATCAGGAGGGCGATGAATGTCCGACATCATCAACTGGCGCGCTCCCGCCTTCCTCTCGGCGCTCCTCCTCGCCGCCACTCCCCTCCACGCGCAGTTCATCAAGGGGACGGTCCGCGACAGCGAGACGCGCGCCCCCGTGCGCAGCGGCTTCGTGGTGCTCCTCGACTCCACCGCGGGCGTCGTGATCGGGACCGCGGTCGACTCGCGCGGGCGCTACACCATCGCCGTCCCCGAGGGCGGGGTGTACGCCGTCGCCACCAGCGGGACCGGCTACGTCACGAACATCTCGACCTGGATCGCGATGGTGGCGACCGACTCGTTCGAGGTCGACGTCAAACTCGCGCGTGCAGTCAACACGCTCGCGCCGATGGTCATCGAGGCGCAGCGTGACTCGCTCCGCAACATCGGCATTCCCGGGTTGATGTCCAGGATCGTCGCCGGCACCATCGTCACGCCGGCCGAGGTGGCGATCGCGGCGCAGACGGCCGTGTCGCCGTACGACGTGCTCCAGACGCTCAACATCGCGACGCTGGAGCTCAAGACCATGTACCTCGACGGCGAAAGGCAGGGGGAACGCCATATTCACGGGGGGATGTATCGCTGCATCGCCTACCGCCGCACGGGCGGGTGCGTGACGGTGGTCGTGAACGGGCAGCGCTACAGTTCGCGGTCGGACCTGGTGGAACTGGATGGACTGTTCGGCGCGACCGACATCTCGTACATGGTGTTCCTGCGGCCGAGCGAGGCGGGGCTGCTCTACGGCGAGGAGACGACCAACGGGGTGCTGGTGATTGTGCGCAAGGGGCAGCACTGAGGCAGCCGGGTGCGCGGCTGGCTCTGGCGCACTTGGAGGGCTACACTCCACGACATGACTGTCCGCGAGCAGGTAGGCGCAATGCGCGAGGAGATTCTCCGGGTCGCCGAAGCACACGGCGCTCGTCACGTGCGCCTGTTCGGGTCCGCCGCTCGAGGGGAGGAGTCGATCGGCAGCGACGTGGATCTGCTCGTGACCATGGCGCCGGGACGTACGTTGCTGGATCTGGCGCGGTTGGAGGAGCGATTGGAACGTCTGCTGAATCGCCGAGTCGACGTGGTGCCGGACACAGGTTTGCGGGAGCCGTTTCGTACCACCGTGCTTCGGGATGCGATGGATGTCTGACGCGCGGGAGATCTCGATCGAACGGCTCGCGCACATGGTCGAGGCGGCGGACGCCATCGCGTCGTACGTCGCTCGCGGTCGCGAAGTCTTCGAGGCCGACTCGGCGGTGCGAGATGCCATCCTGTTCCGCATTGTGGTGATTGGCGAAGCGGCCAAGGCCGTGGCGCAGCGCGATCCAGAACTCGCCTCCGAAATGTCGGAGGTGGAGTGGTCCGCGTTGGCGCGGATGCGGGACCGCATCACGCATCAGTACTG harbors:
- a CDS encoding DUF86 domain-containing protein, which produces MSDAREISIERLAHMVEAADAIASYVARGREVFEADSAVRDAILFRIVVIGEAAKAVAQRDPELASEMSEVEWSALARMRDRITHQYWAVDTQIVWDTARDDLPLVRDAIAGALKRLS
- a CDS encoding nucleotidyltransferase domain-containing protein, with product MTVREQVGAMREEILRVAEAHGARHVRLFGSAARGEESIGSDVDLLVTMAPGRTLLDLARLEERLERLLNRRVDVVPDTGLREPFRTTVLRDAMDV
- a CDS encoding carboxypeptidase regulatory-like domain-containing protein, which encodes MSDIINWRAPAFLSALLLAATPLHAQFIKGTVRDSETRAPVRSGFVVLLDSTAGVVIGTAVDSRGRYTIAVPEGGVYAVATSGTGYVTNISTWIAMVATDSFEVDVKLARAVNTLAPMVIEAQRDSLRNIGIPGLMSRIVAGTIVTPAEVAIAAQTAVSPYDVLQTLNIATLELKTMYLDGERQGERHIHGGMYRCIAYRRTGGCVTVVVNGQRYSSRSDLVELDGLFGATDISYMVFLRPSEAGLLYGEETTNGVLVIVRKGQH